The following are encoded in a window of Magnolia sinica isolate HGM2019 chromosome 11, MsV1, whole genome shotgun sequence genomic DNA:
- the LOC131218693 gene encoding uncharacterized protein LOC131218693: MPPPPDFIIQAALLLLAVIFLFVLQTVPKRVFANLRRRGRSTLQAKRHFVAGAQLLARARSSPNPTTSFSLAKSASAEADLALSFDPKDAAAHILKSLALHLMGHKSSALRSLDTALSPPSSKSLSDAERADALVKRAELQIEVNRRRRTDAAVSDLVEAIGLTSGNLKAYCLLGSCYEHKGMKEEAREAYESAVRIDETSTLACDGLKRLASD; this comes from the coding sequence ATGCCTCCTCCGCCAGATTTCATAATCCAGGCGGCCCTCCTGTTACTCGCCGTAATTTTCTTATTCGTTCTCCAAACCGTCCCCAAGCGCGTCTTTGCTAACCTGCGCCGGAGGGGCCGCTCCACCCTCCAGGCCAAGCGCCACTTCGTTGCTGGGGCCCAGCTCCTGGCCCGGGCCCGCTCCTCACCCAACCCCACCACCTCCTTCTCCCTCGCCAAATCCGCCTCTGCCGAAGCCGATCTCGCCCTCTCCTTTGATCCCAAAGACGCCGCGGCTCACATCCTCAAATCCCTAGCCCTccatctcatgggccacaaatccTCCGCCCTCCGTTCACTCGACACCGCCCTCTCCCCTCCCTCTTCCAAATCTCTCTCCGATGCCGAGCGCGCCGACGCCCTCGTCAAGCGTGCTGAGCTCCAGATCGAAGTCAACCGCCGCCGTCGGACCGATGCTGCTGTTTCCGACCTTGTCGAGGCCATCGGGCTCACCAGCGGGAATTTGAAGGCGTACTGCCTGCTCGGGAGCTGCTATGAGCACAAGGGGATGAAAGAGGAAGCAAGAGAGGCGTATGAGTCAGCGGTCAGGATCGACGAGACATCCACGTTGGCCTGTGATGGACTGAAGCGGCTGGCATCGGATTAG